The DNA segment TTTTAACTTACGTTTGAGACATGATGTAAAGTGCCTTGTATATTACTGGTCCATTAATTTTGCAGAGAAATTGATTGTTGACACTTGACAGAACGATTGCTAACTTACTACTATATAAAGATGGCCTTTCTAAAAACAAGTGATGCTATCCTGGCACAAAGCCCATAAATGTTATGATATCTATCGCACAATGTAAATCTATATGCAGTGCCACAGTGTATGTGATGTCAAGATGAAATTGGAGCTGGCATTTTTTcacttgtttcatttttcactttttgaaaGAATGTCTCTTTTTTAATAGTCTTAACTGGTCTATGCCAACGTATCTAACAATCATTGAAGGCTTATGATTAATATTCATTACTATTGTGTAGCATTCACCTCAACATGTTTTTGACACATTGGGGAAAACACACTTAAAACCAGTGTTTTTATAATTAAGCTCGGTGaaaatctgttttaaaaactttgattaTTTAGTAACCCTAATTACGTCCACTGGCAAAAGCCTTTATTTTGTATTCCTGCAGCTTAATCAAAGAGCTCCAGGTCTCTAATTTAGTTAAGAACAAGCACGTGGTGCACATTCAAGGATTGCTTGACTGGAAAGGATGCCCCTTCGGGTTAGTCATGGAGCACATGCCAGGAGGATCACTTCAAGACTTGATCTTTCATCCTGCTCTTGGCCGCATTCCACCTCATCTTCTCTTGCGGATTGGTTATGACGTTTCAGATGCTCTATCTCATCTGCACACAATCCTGAAAGATTGTCGAAACGCTCACGGTGATTTGAAACCGGCCAACATCCTCTTGACTGCTGATCTTCGTTGCAAAGTTGCTGTTTTTGGAGGAGCCGCTCTAGCTCGCTACACTGGATCGTTGGGAGCTGGACCTGACAAACCTGGAGAGGGCAATCAACTTACTAATTATTTTGCTGCTCCTGAAAGATTGGTGCCTGGTTGTAACCGTTTGACAACGGCCATGGATGTGTACAGCTATGGCCTGATCCTACTGGTTGCCATCTGCAGGGTTTATCCTTCAGTATTTCATTCTACTCAAAAACAGGAAATGATAAACAACTTAAAACAACATCTTCAATCGAAAGGCGATGACGTAGGGGTGAAGATTATCACCATGTTGGAAACTATACTTTGCAAATGTCTGGATTTGAACCCAAAAAATCGTCCATCTATGACCAAAGTAAAGAGTGAGCTTTTTACCTTTCTACAAACCATTGATGAAGGAAAGATGCAAGGATGTGTAGCTGAGATCTGCAGACAAATACGCATCCGGGATGATAAGCTGGACgagaaaaactgcaaaacgATTTCGGAAGTCATTGCAGGTAAAACATTACTTCATCTACTTTGTGATTTATAGTAATCCAGCAATGTTAGGTGACTCCATCCACCATATTAGCAATGCAATGATGAAACTGCAAACGATTTTCATAAAGGTTTAGAAACAAATCCGGTTGCTGATCAGATTGACAAAATACCCAGCGCAAGACTCAATAACGACGTTAAGCATGCTGTGGCCGTTAAGCGCAAAAACTCAGGTTTGTTTTCAATTCACATAATTGATATTGGTATTtctgaaaattaaatttattttagttagTTGAAAGTTTGCTGGGGAATTTGGGCATTTATAAATTGACTAAAACTAATGACTTAAAACAATTCTACGTCAAgttgtgaaaaatttaatcaaaggCGTTTCTGCATAAAATACCTATTTTTTGCAGAGAAAACGTCCAATGTTGCTGAACGTGAATCCAACAATGACAAatgttttctaaaatattcCGACAATGGTTCCACCTATAATTTTCAGTCAGTTATGAACCTTTTGCAATCTGTTAGATGTTTTATTACTGAACGAAACTTTGACAACGCATTGAAACGTTGTAAAGAGCTTCTGTTTGTAACGAGGTCAATTAATTTGAGAGCCAAGGATTCAGAAATGCTAACCTATGATGTCATTTATGTCGTCGAGAATTTAGCAGACGAAAAACCTTCCTTAATTTTATTAGAACTAATACAAATGGCAAAACAGAAGTTAATAGTGACTACGCCAGTTGCCcaaatcaaatttattttgaaatttgctcGATGTGCTTCAATGATTGCAAGGTACTATGACGTTAGgtatcaaaaaaacatttccagtCGTGTACTTGAGTTTGTCAGCAATCTCACGGAATCCATGTCATCACTTCCATGTGAAGACAAAGAAATGGTTGTAAAAGCTAAAGCATCTTGCTGGAAATGCAAAGCTGAGTGTTACGGATATCTTAACAACAGAGATCGTGAAATGGAATTAT comes from the Clavelina lepadiformis chromosome 5, kaClaLepa1.1, whole genome shotgun sequence genome and includes:
- the LOC143461242 gene encoding uncharacterized protein LOC143461242, whose protein sequence is MSEASSSAEAENPIGVCNADEIFCNSIDYILGRGVHGLVLLGFHPRSGNRLVIKCLLPEKSGRATDIARSSLIKELQVSNLVKNKHVVHIQGLLDWKGCPFGLVMEHMPGGSLQDLIFHPALGRIPPHLLLRIGYDVSDALSHLHTILKDCRNAHGDLKPANILLTADLRCKVAVFGGAALARYTGSLGAGPDKPGEGNQLTNYFAAPERLVPGCNRLTTAMDVYSYGLILLVAICRVYPSVFHSTQKQEMINNLKQHLQSKGDDVGVKIITMLETILCKCLDLNPKNRPSMTKVKSELFTFLQTIDEGKMQGCVAEICRQIRIRDDKLDEKNCKTISEVIAGLETNPVADQIDKIPSARLNNDVKHAVAVKRKNSEKTSNVAERESNNDKCFLKYSDNGSTYNFQSVMNLLQSVRCFITERNFDNALKRCKELLFVTRSINLRAKDSEMLTYDVIYVVENLADEKPSLILLELIQMAKQKLIVTTPVAQIKFILKFARCASMIARYYDVRYQKNISSRVLEFVSNLTESMSSLPCEDKEMVVKAKASCWKCKAECYGYLNNRDREMELYLQVITLIDKELGEKCQMSREYSASCNNLANNYELKDQLEMAKTYILKSFDALAYQKTDFETEESKVKAINITIRNVCNLYEKNPSMMWSKAREIYKYLLTQQHPSKFRQLETRLLSLRLALLLNVWGDARIHYSDVIKMLNKPSLTPGMRLPVCFDIRSVAMSYIHHNQDHLAIPLLQYGLSMCKLISNPFKKLAQLLHFSDCIVNRVNEPTFKSAQQIAIIKSSFIPLCKETIYLTKECRGVDDFHKQIYLSLQLKQLSHCYLQADNFPQSLAKANEALRILPEDPSKFIAQRDGIVGELNMIIGVCTYNLGHCDLGKSTLEKAMEVLKDTNKAKYNTALEYLTYWEKRRK